Proteins encoded by one window of Salicibibacter halophilus:
- a CDS encoding ABC transporter permease, which translates to MTIFTFALKRIFRDKSNLASLTLFPIAAIFLPANDNWPLLPYGYQFFGVLILFVAIRLTGLLIDDRQKGVVKRLAAAPVTHFQYLFQNLLAFSVIVIAQCILVIAGGVMYGNELYEPLWLLVLFLVFSFTAIAFTLAWNTLYRNKETSFLIFMAVIMIIAMLGGLILPVDMLPDTLEKIAVIFPTYWLAEGIEWVVLGENIGDFLLINGVLLLYALLFLIIGSIRRIG; encoded by the coding sequence ATGACGATATTTACATTTGCCCTAAAACGCATTTTCAGAGACAAATCAAATCTGGCTTCTCTCACGCTGTTTCCTATTGCAGCCATTTTCCTGCCGGCAAATGATAACTGGCCACTTTTGCCGTACGGTTATCAATTCTTCGGTGTGCTCATTCTTTTCGTTGCCATTAGACTCACCGGACTCTTAATCGATGATCGGCAAAAAGGCGTCGTCAAACGACTGGCCGCGGCGCCGGTGACCCATTTTCAATATCTTTTTCAAAACCTGCTCGCCTTTTCCGTGATCGTCATCGCCCAATGCATCCTTGTGATCGCGGGTGGGGTGATGTATGGGAATGAACTGTATGAACCTTTGTGGCTCCTGGTGCTATTTCTCGTGTTCAGTTTCACGGCCATCGCATTCACCCTTGCCTGGAACACGCTTTACCGTAACAAGGAGACATCTTTTCTCATTTTTATGGCCGTTATCATGATTATAGCCATGCTCGGAGGCCTTATCTTGCCTGTCGACATGTTGCCGGACACACTTGAAAAAATCGCGGTTATCTTTCCAACCTACTGGCTAGCGGAAGGGATTGAATGGGTCGTACTTGGAGAAAACATCGGAGATTTTCTGTTGATCAACGGTGTGTTGTTGCTCTATGCGCTCCTTTTTCTTATCATCGGCAGCATTCGACGAATCGGTTAA
- a CDS encoding ABC transporter permease, which produces MRELYTIRFTALRLSREWIVLLLLFGVPIVLVTLFSVILADIEYMGVSAVDETNVLMVLAFQLFGGTVAMNYIYLDFFTERRYRIQSLPINTSLYGFTLMLLGTLYSILLGAILVGYSTLVWDVNWGNIPWSIFIITLMALLSSIICLLLTFSVKKFSIAERLSEVYGIGAILLAGLFFPMPDNAVINWVNEYVNPIALAYEAVDAYRNANVEDAWMNAGLLGGLIVITFVIMLLLGRRRMP; this is translated from the coding sequence ATGCGTGAACTTTATACCATTCGCTTCACTGCCCTTAGACTCAGTCGTGAATGGATCGTATTACTCCTCCTTTTTGGCGTACCGATCGTACTTGTCACGCTCTTTTCCGTCATTCTCGCGGATATCGAGTATATGGGCGTCTCGGCTGTGGATGAAACAAACGTGTTGATGGTGCTCGCTTTCCAATTATTCGGCGGCACGGTCGCGATGAATTATATTTACCTTGATTTCTTCACCGAACGCCGTTACCGCATTCAATCGCTGCCGATAAACACAAGCCTATACGGATTCACCCTCATGCTTCTCGGAACATTGTACTCGATCCTTTTAGGTGCTATTTTGGTAGGCTACTCGACGCTCGTTTGGGACGTCAATTGGGGAAATATCCCTTGGTCGATTTTCATCATTACACTTATGGCGTTGCTATCAAGCATTATCTGCCTGCTCCTCACATTTTCCGTGAAAAAATTTTCAATCGCGGAACGCCTGAGCGAGGTTTACGGTATCGGGGCTATTTTGCTCGCCGGTTTATTTTTCCCAATGCCTGATAACGCTGTGATCAATTGGGTGAACGAGTACGTCAATCCGATTGCGCTTGCTTATGAGGCCGTTGACGCATACAGAAATGCAAATGTTGAAGATGCTTGGATGAATGCGGGGCTTCTCGGCGGGCTCATTGTCATCACCTTTGTTATTATGCTATTGCTTGGACGGAGACGGATGCCATGA
- a CDS encoding ABC transporter ATP-binding protein yields the protein MTIASMQGIVKRYGSALALDYVDLNIQEGEIVGLLGPNGAGKTTLIHTLLGMIPFDKGSVQLFGSTKKPFSNENKQKMGLVTQELTVFEDLTAKENLDFFAGVYGLKGEKRKQRVKEALDFVGLSSNAGKLPKKFSGGMKRRLNIACALTHRPKLLIMDEPTVGIDPQSRNHILETVKKLKEQGTTILYTTHYMEEAQNIASRVVIVDQGQIITEGTVNDLIANIQHEEKINIEVSDPTSLPTERLEGLEGVRQVHVDGSSVQIISNVGSGILDRALSIVKETSGVVGIQAEKPTLEDVFLTLTGKQLRDGQEGE from the coding sequence ATGACCATCGCGTCGATGCAAGGCATTGTCAAACGGTATGGCAGTGCGCTTGCGCTAGATTACGTTGACCTTAATATCCAGGAAGGAGAAATTGTCGGGTTACTCGGGCCTAACGGCGCCGGAAAGACGACGTTGATCCATACACTACTTGGCATGATTCCATTTGATAAAGGCAGTGTCCAGCTATTCGGCAGTACTAAGAAACCTTTTAGCAATGAAAATAAACAAAAAATGGGGCTTGTCACGCAAGAACTCACTGTTTTTGAAGACTTGACCGCAAAAGAAAACCTCGATTTTTTCGCAGGTGTTTACGGGTTGAAAGGCGAAAAACGAAAACAAAGAGTCAAAGAAGCATTGGATTTTGTCGGACTGTCGTCAAACGCAGGGAAACTACCGAAAAAGTTTTCCGGAGGGATGAAACGAAGACTCAACATCGCGTGCGCGCTTACGCACCGTCCTAAGCTGCTCATTATGGATGAACCGACAGTCGGGATTGACCCGCAATCCAGAAATCACATTTTGGAAACGGTAAAAAAACTAAAAGAACAAGGCACGACGATTTTATATACAACGCATTATATGGAAGAAGCACAAAATATTGCTTCTCGCGTCGTCATCGTCGATCAAGGACAAATCATTACGGAAGGAACGGTTAACGATTTAATTGCCAACATTCAACATGAAGAAAAAATAAACATCGAAGTAAGCGACCCTACATCGCTGCCAACGGAACGGTTGGAAGGCTTAGAAGGGGTAAGGCAAGTGCATGTTGACGGCAGCTCGGTACAAATCATTTCAAACGTCGGTTCGGGCATTCTTGACCGTGCGCTCTCCATCGTGAAAGAAACGAGCGGTGTCGTCGGCATTCAAGCGGAAAAACCAACGCTGGAAGATGTGTTCCTCACCCTCACGGGAAAACAGCTTCGTGATGGACAGGAGGGAGAATAA
- a CDS encoding short-chain fatty acid transporter translates to MKSLTSFFDHLIRRYMPNAFLFAIVLTLVVYVSGLLMTDSSPVDMLSYWGEGFWDLLDFAMQMSLIVVTGYILASIPLVNSLLLHIARNAKTPGQAIMLVTFVSGIACLINYGFGLVLAALLAKKLVQVVPETDFRLLVASGYTGFLVWHGGLSGSIPLTINTPGHFLEEQMGLVPITETLFSASNLFIVLTLLFTLPIINRLMLSATDDAPKIDPSLLVDEKEDAPAPITEQSQGEKPTPAVRLENSMVISMVIGFLGMGYVVYYFVQSGLELELNIVNFTFLFLGILLHKTPCRYLNTVNEGVKNAGGIIIQFPFYAGIMGMMEVSGISTIMASFFIDISTEFTYPLFTFLSAGLLNFFVPSGGGGWAVQGPIMIEAGMEIGVDNAKTAVAAAWGDAWTNMIQPFWALPLLAIAGLSIRDIMGFCVIALLWSFIPITIGLLFL, encoded by the coding sequence ATTAAGTCTTTGACTTCTTTTTTTGATCATCTTATTAGACGTTATATGCCTAACGCTTTTTTATTTGCCATCGTATTGACACTGGTTGTTTACGTCTCAGGACTTCTGATGACGGATAGTTCTCCGGTAGACATGCTTTCGTATTGGGGCGAAGGATTTTGGGATCTGTTGGATTTTGCGATGCAGATGTCCCTTATTGTTGTAACCGGATATATTCTTGCAAGTATTCCACTCGTTAATTCCCTTTTATTACATATTGCCAGAAATGCTAAGACGCCAGGACAAGCGATTATGCTGGTAACATTTGTCTCTGGAATTGCCTGCTTGATTAACTATGGATTCGGCTTGGTTTTGGCGGCTTTACTTGCAAAAAAACTCGTACAAGTTGTTCCTGAAACGGATTTTCGTTTACTCGTGGCTAGTGGTTATACGGGTTTTTTGGTTTGGCATGGGGGTTTATCGGGTTCTATCCCTTTAACCATTAATACTCCTGGGCATTTCTTGGAGGAACAGATGGGTCTCGTTCCGATAACAGAGACGCTGTTTAGTGCTTCCAATCTATTCATTGTTCTCACATTGCTTTTTACACTTCCGATCATAAATCGATTAATGCTGAGTGCTACTGATGATGCCCCGAAAATCGATCCCTCTTTATTGGTGGATGAAAAGGAGGACGCTCCAGCGCCAATTACTGAACAGTCACAAGGAGAAAAGCCAACGCCAGCCGTACGACTGGAAAATAGTATGGTGATCTCCATGGTCATAGGCTTTTTGGGCATGGGTTATGTCGTGTACTATTTTGTGCAGAGCGGATTAGAGTTAGAATTGAACATCGTGAATTTCACCTTTCTTTTTCTGGGCATTCTTCTTCACAAAACGCCGTGCCGCTATTTAAACACGGTGAATGAAGGAGTGAAAAATGCCGGTGGCATCATTATTCAATTTCCCTTTTATGCCGGTATTATGGGAATGATGGAAGTTTCAGGGATATCTACTATAATGGCCTCATTTTTCATCGATATTTCGACTGAGTTTACGTACCCTCTATTTACCTTTTTGAGCGCAGGACTTTTAAACTTTTTCGTTCCATCCGGCGGAGGTGGATGGGCTGTTCAGGGACCTATCATGATCGAAGCAGGTATGGAAATCGGTGTGGATAATGCCAAAACAGCTGTGGCTGCGGCTTGGGGAGATGCTTGGACTAACATGATCCAGCCTTTCTGGGCATTGCCGCTATTGGCTATTGCAGGATTGAGTATCAGAGACATTATGGGCTTTTGTGTGATTGCCTTATTATGGAGTTTTATACCTATCACAATTGGGTTGTTATTTCTTTGA
- a CDS encoding aldehyde dehydrogenase, protein MKEDLTTGQEAEHLLAEHRRFFHTETTRDVSFRIEHLKKVQKTIEAHEEEIYSALQADLGKSPFETYLTEIGIILNSISDAIKNVKTWSKPEKVKTPTYMQPSKNYIVHEPYGTVLIIGPFNYPFQLLMEPLIGAIAAGNCAVLKASEHTPATGRLIKKMLADIFDPAYVRVVEGGVDTGNALIHSRFDYIFFTGSSRVGKIVMEAASKNLTPFTLELGGKAPAVVHKDADLKKAAERIAWGKLINTGQTCIAPDYVMVHEKAKKRFVKLLQKKIDKFYGDDIQNNEDYGRIINEKHFDRLKAMLDADRDAVVYGGAHDRADRFIEPTILDISSRRDAASMQEEVFGPILPVLTYSDIDAAVADVNAQSKPLAFYLFTENEKLQTKIMERASYGGGCVNDTIMHVANPHLPFGGVGPSGMGEYHGYYTFQTFSNQKGVSNRSTRIRVPFLYPPYKNKLNIAKKMLKMGN, encoded by the coding sequence ATGAAAGAAGATCTAACCACGGGGCAAGAAGCGGAACATTTGCTCGCCGAACATCGCCGATTTTTTCATACGGAAACGACCAGGGATGTTTCTTTTAGAATCGAACATTTGAAAAAGGTGCAAAAAACGATCGAAGCGCATGAGGAGGAGATTTACTCGGCGCTGCAGGCGGATCTTGGAAAAAGCCCGTTTGAAACTTACTTAACAGAGATCGGGATTATCTTGAACAGCATCAGCGATGCCATCAAGAACGTAAAAACGTGGAGCAAGCCGGAGAAAGTCAAGACACCGACTTATATGCAGCCGTCGAAAAACTACATTGTTCATGAACCTTACGGGACGGTATTAATCATCGGTCCGTTCAATTATCCGTTTCAGTTATTGATGGAACCGTTGATCGGAGCGATAGCGGCCGGAAATTGCGCCGTATTGAAGGCATCGGAACATACCCCGGCAACCGGACGGCTCATCAAAAAGATGCTCGCCGATATTTTCGACCCGGCCTATGTGCGGGTGGTTGAAGGAGGCGTCGACACGGGCAATGCGTTGATTCACTCGCGCTTTGACTACATTTTTTTCACGGGAAGTTCGAGAGTCGGTAAAATAGTTATGGAAGCGGCGTCCAAGAACCTTACGCCATTTACGCTGGAGTTAGGCGGCAAAGCACCTGCCGTCGTTCATAAAGACGCCGATTTGAAAAAGGCGGCGGAACGGATTGCTTGGGGCAAATTGATCAATACCGGCCAAACGTGTATCGCGCCTGACTACGTCATGGTTCATGAAAAAGCCAAGAAACGATTCGTGAAACTGTTGCAAAAGAAAATCGATAAATTTTACGGCGATGATATTCAAAATAACGAAGATTACGGACGTATTATTAATGAAAAACATTTTGACCGCCTGAAGGCTATGCTCGATGCGGATCGTGACGCGGTGGTGTACGGCGGGGCGCACGACCGGGCGGATCGTTTTATCGAGCCCACGATTCTTGATATTTCCTCAAGAAGAGACGCGGCATCGATGCAAGAAGAGGTATTCGGGCCGATTTTGCCTGTGCTCACCTATTCGGATATCGACGCGGCTGTTGCTGACGTGAACGCCCAGTCAAAACCGCTTGCTTTTTATTTGTTTACCGAGAATGAAAAATTGCAAACGAAGATCATGGAGCGAGCGTCGTACGGCGGTGGATGCGTCAATGACACGATCATGCACGTCGCGAACCCCCACTTGCCATTTGGCGGCGTCGGACCGTCCGGAATGGGTGAGTATCATGGATACTACACTTTCCAAACGTTTAGCAATCAGAAGGGTGTCAGCAATAGAAGCACGCGCATTCGTGTCCCCTTTTTGTATCCGCCCTATAAAAACAAACTGAACATCGCAAAGAAGATGCTGAAAATGGGGAATTGA
- a CDS encoding nucleotidyltransferase substrate binding protein: MGRLQERIATADKALKTLEEIHDIEKPSAIQRDAFIQRFEYTFESVWKLGKEYLREIEGLDYGSPKRVVRASREVALLSAEETVAALEMADDRNLTMINHV, from the coding sequence ATGGGACGTTTGCAAGAGCGAATCGCCACTGCGGACAAAGCATTAAAAACATTGGAAGAAATCCATGATATTGAAAAACCCTCCGCTATTCAAAGGGATGCTTTTATCCAACGCTTTGAATATACGTTTGAAAGCGTCTGGAAATTAGGGAAGGAATATTTACGTGAGATTGAGGGATTGGACTATGGTTCACCAAAAAGAGTCGTCCGCGCCAGTCGCGAAGTAGCATTACTTAGCGCGGAAGAAACAGTTGCCGCTTTGGAAATGGCTGATGACCGCAACCTTACCATGATCAATCACGTGTAA
- a CDS encoding nucleotidyltransferase family protein, whose amino-acid sequence MAEVHHREAILSKISNILRENLGDKQVTVYLFGSWAKGNIHTSSDIDIAIDHKNLPNGFLYRIRAAFEESTIPYQIDAIDLPNVDENFRNKVFREGIQWDVCKSESPLRTKH is encoded by the coding sequence ATGGCAGAAGTGCATCACCGTGAAGCAATCCTCTCCAAAATATCAAATATATTACGGGAAAACTTAGGCGATAAGCAAGTCACTGTATATTTATTCGGTTCCTGGGCTAAAGGAAACATTCATACTAGTTCGGATATAGATATCGCGATCGACCACAAAAACCTGCCCAACGGCTTCTTATATCGCATAAGAGCAGCATTTGAAGAGTCAACGATCCCCTACCAGATTGACGCTATAGATTTGCCCAATGTCGATGAAAACTTCAGAAATAAAGTGTTTAGGGAGGGCATACAATGGGACGTTTGCAAGAGCGAATCGCCACTGCGGACAAAGCATTAA
- a CDS encoding amidohydrolase family protein, producing MSTIELIIDNATVITMEGEGLGIIENGAVGVDGNRIVAVAQSEVVRRDYTAHRTIDASHKVVMPGLIDAHMHSGLGILRGIAQDTDNWMEKGLWPFMQFLTPEQRKAGSLVNIIEGLKAGTTTFGDYDSGMNTIVQNHIALGTRAHVCDMINEMPERMSDSRQVGDLYPLDPTVGEKKLQDNLTLIENYHGSENGRITCLFGPQGPDMMSKELLLEVQNLAKKFDTPIHMHVAQGDREIDQMVKRHGKRSIPYLEEIGYLDERLMAVHLTEATPEEAKTVARSGAAMLLCSGSIGIIDGIVPPAAEFLETSNRLALGSDQAPGNNCNNMFNEMKFTSILNKCRNGDPRAFPAWQMLKSVTINAAQAIGLGEDIGSLKPGKKADVIILDLDSPAMFPTIQAPIRNIVPNLVYSANGSEVETVIIDGQVVVDEKIVQTVDEQQAVVDGQEHANDLASQVRGVDTPLTKMMTDGLL from the coding sequence ATGTCGACAATTGAGTTGATCATTGACAACGCAACCGTCATCACTATGGAAGGAGAGGGGCTCGGCATTATCGAAAATGGAGCGGTCGGAGTCGACGGAAACAGAATCGTGGCTGTTGCTCAAAGCGAGGTTGTCCGCCGCGATTACACCGCCCATCGGACGATTGATGCCAGCCACAAAGTAGTCATGCCCGGCCTGATTGACGCTCATATGCATAGCGGTCTCGGGATTTTGCGCGGCATTGCCCAAGACACTGATAACTGGATGGAAAAAGGGCTTTGGCCATTTATGCAATTTTTAACGCCCGAGCAACGTAAAGCAGGTTCCCTCGTGAATATCATTGAAGGACTGAAAGCGGGGACGACCACTTTTGGCGATTATGACAGTGGCATGAACACCATCGTGCAAAATCACATCGCGCTGGGCACGCGCGCCCACGTGTGCGACATGATTAATGAAATGCCGGAACGCATGAGTGATTCCCGTCAAGTCGGTGATCTTTATCCGTTGGATCCGACCGTCGGCGAAAAGAAACTGCAGGACAATTTGACCTTGATCGAAAACTATCATGGAAGCGAAAACGGTCGCATTACTTGCCTCTTTGGACCGCAGGGGCCGGATATGATGTCTAAAGAACTGTTGCTTGAAGTGCAAAACCTTGCGAAAAAATTTGATACACCTATACATATGCATGTCGCTCAAGGGGATCGGGAAATCGATCAAATGGTGAAACGGCATGGAAAGCGAAGCATCCCGTATTTAGAAGAGATCGGCTATCTCGATGAACGCTTAATGGCGGTTCATTTAACAGAAGCAACGCCGGAGGAGGCGAAAACCGTCGCCCGTTCAGGAGCAGCGATGCTTCTTTGCTCGGGCAGCATCGGCATTATCGACGGGATCGTCCCGCCCGCTGCTGAGTTTTTGGAGACGAGTAATCGCCTCGCCCTCGGATCCGACCAGGCTCCCGGGAACAATTGCAACAATATGTTCAATGAAATGAAATTCACATCCATTTTAAATAAATGCCGGAATGGAGATCCTCGAGCGTTTCCGGCATGGCAAATGTTAAAGTCCGTAACCATCAACGCCGCGCAGGCCATCGGCTTAGGCGAGGATATCGGTTCTTTGAAACCTGGCAAAAAAGCAGACGTGATTATTTTAGACTTAGACTCTCCAGCCATGTTTCCCACAATCCAGGCGCCGATCCGAAACATCGTGCCCAATCTCGTCTATTCCGCCAATGGCAGCGAGGTCGAGACCGTGATCATTGACGGCCAGGTCGTTGTCGACGAAAAAATCGTGCAAACGGTGGATGAACAGCAAGCTGTCGTGGATGGGCAGGAGCACGCGAACGACCTGGCATCTCAAGTACGGGGAGTGGACACCCCGCTAACGAAAATGATGACGGATGGTTTACTTTAA
- a CDS encoding SdpI family protein has translation MPKITFFDRSDGFLIPFLILLVIGTTFVYPLLPDSVAIQFNPATSEATSMVHKSFGIWGLIGLMAVILVICNASKYLPPIRPLFDHGEPSNQQIEAASISKAMLIRVKCAIIIAVGALHVGIILFNLDALPYPIFSLFTTGFIVLMLLYLARLMVTFNPPMNIWEKEQPIEVRKVANRYIAIGITVMAASIASMRFFTSTEWLLPWVVLTTIFTPLALIGVGIVKAKKKWEEIEAD, from the coding sequence ATGCCTAAGATCACCTTTTTTGACCGAAGTGACGGTTTTCTGATTCCTTTTCTTATTCTATTGGTGATAGGAACAACTTTCGTTTACCCATTGTTGCCGGACTCGGTTGCCATTCAATTTAATCCGGCTACATCCGAGGCTACCTCCATGGTACACAAAAGTTTTGGCATCTGGGGATTGATTGGATTGATGGCAGTGATATTGGTCATTTGCAACGCGTCCAAATATCTGCCGCCGATCCGCCCCCTCTTCGATCACGGAGAACCGTCAAATCAACAAATCGAGGCGGCAAGCATAAGCAAGGCAATGCTTATCCGCGTCAAATGCGCGATCATCATCGCCGTGGGCGCGCTTCACGTAGGTATCATTCTTTTCAACCTCGATGCTTTACCTTACCCGATATTTTCGCTTTTTACTACAGGATTCATCGTTTTGATGCTATTATACTTGGCTCGACTAATGGTCACATTCAACCCGCCTATGAATATATGGGAAAAGGAACAGCCTATCGAGGTGAGAAAAGTTGCGAACCGTTATATTGCGATCGGGATAACGGTGATGGCGGCCAGCATCGCGAGCATGCGTTTCTTCACCAGCACGGAATGGTTATTGCCCTGGGTTGTGCTCACAACGATTTTCACTCCGCTCGCCTTGATTGGAGTCGGAATTGTAAAAGCCAAGAAAAAATGGGAGGAAATCGAAGCAGATTAA
- the helD gene encoding RNA polymerase recycling motor HelD, which yields MSQEHTDWENENERLQAVISHVQKKKEALQGESDELKDDVIELRRTFWDDVTVNLDEPDDVIETQASLKQRAELLSERERSHGLLDQQKKTLNKLEESPYFGRIDFTEDGESETEPIYIGIASLMDENDEEFLVYDWRAPISSMYYDFAPGRAHYPTLDGDVEGEITLKRQYIVRGGKLDGMFDTGLTIGDELLQSLLGQQSSPQMKSIVASIQREQNQVIRNERSKMLIVRGAAGSGKTSAALQRVAYLLYKHREKLNAGNMLLFSPNPLFTRYVSNVLPELGEDNLQQSTLYHHFEKRLPNGWKLESPHAHIEYFLSEQVEGIRSQGLSVKTEPRFIEHLHNYVDTLSHSGLIFKDLYFRGEVWVTKKQLQDYFYQMASSMSISDRLEAVAEWLMKMLQITEREERPKAWVDEEMNLLDHETYNRVFEKVRENGDEEAFNEAVLEEGLLRKLVVRRKVKALKKQIQAFDVLDVEAMYVQFFRWEGHKVIAEEITYHFQKKEMHWEDAAPFFYFEDLLKGRPVYADIRHIFIDEAQDYTTIQIRYLQHLFPSSRLTLLGDANQAVHAHTSAGNAPLVEEPAEKEQETITLHRSYRSTQPIVEFTKQLVPNGEQIEAFERPGPKPEMKQLENETQHDRYVGELAKRLEERELGMVAIVTKTFAESEEIWEQLTRAGRDAQLIHEQTSEFKGALLVLPVYLAKGIEFDAVIASDASASNYHLERDRYLLYTACTRAMHELYLCANGELSPFIADNVRKQYVQE from the coding sequence GTGAGTCAAGAACATACCGATTGGGAAAATGAGAACGAGCGGTTGCAGGCTGTCATTTCCCATGTGCAAAAGAAAAAAGAGGCGTTACAAGGGGAAAGCGATGAGCTGAAAGATGATGTCATCGAGCTTCGGCGCACGTTTTGGGATGATGTGACCGTCAATCTTGATGAGCCGGATGATGTCATCGAAACGCAAGCAAGCCTGAAACAACGCGCTGAATTGCTTAGCGAACGCGAGCGCAGCCACGGGCTTCTCGATCAACAAAAAAAGACGTTGAATAAATTAGAAGAAAGTCCGTATTTTGGCCGCATTGATTTCACGGAAGACGGGGAAAGCGAAACGGAACCGATTTATATCGGCATTGCTTCGCTAATGGATGAAAACGATGAAGAATTTCTCGTTTACGATTGGCGCGCGCCCATATCCAGCATGTATTACGACTTTGCGCCCGGGCGTGCCCATTACCCGACGTTAGATGGAGATGTAGAGGGCGAAATTACCCTGAAGCGGCAATACATTGTAAGGGGCGGAAAGCTTGACGGGATGTTTGATACCGGGTTGACGATTGGCGATGAACTTTTACAATCATTGCTCGGCCAGCAATCATCTCCGCAAATGAAGAGCATTGTCGCCTCGATTCAACGGGAACAAAATCAGGTGATCCGCAATGAGCGAAGCAAAATGCTCATCGTGCGCGGAGCCGCGGGGAGCGGAAAAACATCAGCGGCTTTGCAGCGCGTGGCTTATCTTCTTTATAAGCACCGGGAAAAGTTGAATGCCGGGAATATGTTATTATTTTCGCCAAATCCGCTGTTTACCCGGTACGTTTCCAACGTTCTCCCGGAACTCGGGGAAGATAACTTGCAGCAGTCCACGCTTTACCATCATTTTGAAAAACGGTTGCCGAACGGCTGGAAACTCGAAAGCCCCCACGCCCATATTGAATATTTTTTATCCGAGCAGGTGGAGGGCATCCGTTCCCAAGGCTTGTCGGTGAAAACGGAGCCTCGTTTCATCGAGCACCTTCACAATTATGTAGATACGCTCTCTCATTCCGGCCTTATTTTTAAAGATCTTTATTTTCGCGGAGAGGTATGGGTGACAAAGAAGCAACTTCAGGATTATTTTTATCAAATGGCGTCGTCCATGTCGATCTCGGATCGCCTGGAGGCAGTGGCCGAATGGCTGATGAAAATGTTGCAGATCACCGAAAGAGAAGAAAGGCCGAAAGCATGGGTCGATGAGGAAATGAACCTGTTGGATCATGAGACGTACAACCGTGTGTTTGAAAAGGTAAGGGAGAACGGGGACGAGGAGGCATTCAACGAGGCGGTATTGGAAGAGGGTTTATTGCGGAAACTTGTTGTCCGTCGTAAAGTGAAGGCCCTAAAAAAGCAAATTCAAGCATTTGACGTTTTGGACGTTGAAGCAATGTATGTCCAGTTTTTCCGGTGGGAAGGGCATAAAGTGATTGCTGAAGAGATCACGTACCATTTTCAAAAAAAAGAGATGCACTGGGAGGATGCCGCGCCTTTTTTCTATTTTGAAGATCTGTTAAAAGGAAGGCCTGTCTACGCGGATATCCGTCATATTTTCATCGATGAAGCCCAGGACTACACGACGATTCAAATTCGTTATCTGCAACATTTGTTTCCGTCGAGCCGGCTGACATTGCTCGGAGATGCCAATCAAGCGGTACACGCGCATACAAGCGCGGGGAATGCGCCGCTCGTGGAAGAACCGGCTGAAAAAGAACAGGAAACAATCACGTTGCATCGAAGTTATCGGTCTACACAACCGATCGTTGAATTTACAAAGCAATTAGTTCCAAATGGAGAACAGATTGAGGCATTTGAGCGGCCGGGTCCAAAGCCAGAGATGAAGCAACTGGAAAATGAGACCCAGCATGATCGATATGTGGGCGAGTTGGCTAAGCGTCTGGAAGAAAGGGAACTGGGCATGGTTGCGATTGTGACGAAGACGTTCGCGGAAAGTGAAGAGATATGGGAGCAGTTGACAAGAGCAGGGCGGGACGCGCAACTCATCCATGAACAGACGTCCGAATTTAAAGGGGCCTTGCTCGTATTGCCGGTCTATCTCGCGAAAGGGATCGAATTCGACGCGGTAATCGCCAGTGATGCTTCTGCTTCGAATTATCATTTGGAACGGGATCGTTACTTGCTTTATACCGCCTGCACGCGTGCAATGCATGAATTGTATCTGTGCGCGAATGGGGAGCTTTCTCCTTTCATCGCTGATAATGTCCGGAAGCAATATGTGCAAGAGTAA
- a CDS encoding Fur-regulated basic protein FbpA, which produces MGDFPELVEKRKDKIIHQLLEQNHYKVGDIHLYELTLSELEHLYDSRSTRKKQYEP; this is translated from the coding sequence ATGGGAGATTTCCCTGAACTTGTCGAAAAACGAAAAGATAAAATCATTCATCAGTTATTGGAACAGAATCATTACAAAGTCGGAGATATACATCTTTATGAACTGACTCTAAGTGAACTAGAACATTTATACGACTCGCGTTCTACACGGAAGAAGCAGTACGAACCATAA